In Vibrio diazotrophicus, the following proteins share a genomic window:
- a CDS encoding proline--tRNA ligase, producing the protein MRTSKYLLSTLKETPNDAEVVSHQLMLRAGMIRKLASGLYTWLPTGLRVLRKVETIIRQEIDNAGAIETLMPVVQPFELWEETGRSEKMGPELLRFTDRHTRPFVLSPTAEEVITALVRNEVSSYKQLPLNLYQIQTKFRDERRPRFGVMRSREFSMMDAYSFDIDKEGLQKSYDAMHDAYCKAFDRMGLDYRPVLADSGAIGGSGSQEFHVLAESGEDLIAFSTESDYAANIEKAEAVALAAELAAPTQEMTLVDTPNAKTIAELVEQFELPIEKTVKTLFVKASDEVDADIIALIIRGDHELNEVKAENLKEVASPLEMASEEEIRALVGAGPGSLGPVGLKLPFIVDRTVAVTRDFSAGANVDGKHYFGINWGRDVQLGQVEDLRNVVEGDPSPCGKGTIMLKRGIEVGHIFQLGTNYSEKMNCGVLGADGKNVILEMGCYGIGVTRVVAAAIEQNHDKYGIIWPDAIAPFQVAIVPMNMHKSERVQEAAEKLYAELTAAGIEVLFDDRKERPGVMFSDMELLGVPHTIVIGDRSMDEGNFEYKNRRTGDKTPVAMTDIVEHIKSKMA; encoded by the coding sequence ATGCGTACCAGTAAATATCTTCTTTCTACTCTGAAGGAGACTCCAAACGACGCAGAAGTAGTGAGCCACCAGCTCATGCTACGTGCGGGTATGATCCGTAAGCTAGCTTCAGGTCTTTACACTTGGCTACCTACCGGTCTTCGCGTACTGCGTAAAGTCGAAACCATCATTCGCCAAGAAATCGACAATGCAGGGGCAATCGAAACACTAATGCCCGTTGTGCAGCCGTTTGAACTATGGGAAGAGACTGGTCGCTCTGAAAAGATGGGCCCAGAACTGCTTCGCTTTACTGACCGCCACACTCGTCCGTTTGTACTAAGCCCAACAGCAGAAGAAGTGATTACTGCTCTTGTGCGTAATGAAGTGAGTTCATACAAGCAGCTTCCGCTGAACCTGTACCAAATCCAGACTAAGTTCCGTGATGAACGCCGCCCTCGTTTTGGCGTGATGCGCTCTCGTGAATTCTCTATGATGGATGCATACAGCTTCGACATCGATAAAGAAGGTCTGCAAAAATCTTACGACGCTATGCACGATGCTTACTGTAAAGCATTCGACCGCATGGGTCTGGATTACCGCCCAGTATTGGCGGATAGCGGCGCTATCGGTGGTAGCGGCTCTCAAGAGTTCCACGTATTAGCGGAAAGCGGCGAAGACTTAATCGCGTTCTCTACTGAATCTGATTACGCAGCGAACATTGAAAAAGCAGAAGCGGTTGCACTTGCAGCAGAACTTGCAGCTCCGACTCAAGAGATGACTCTGGTTGATACGCCAAATGCGAAAACCATTGCAGAACTTGTTGAGCAATTTGAACTGCCTATCGAGAAAACAGTTAAAACGCTTTTCGTTAAAGCATCAGATGAAGTTGACGCAGACATCATTGCCCTGATCATCCGTGGTGATCACGAGCTAAACGAAGTTAAAGCAGAGAACTTGAAAGAAGTCGCTTCTCCATTAGAGATGGCTTCTGAAGAAGAGATTCGTGCTCTAGTCGGTGCAGGCCCAGGTTCTTTAGGTCCAGTAGGTCTAAAACTGCCATTCATCGTTGACCGCACGGTTGCTGTAACCCGCGACTTCAGTGCTGGTGCAAACGTTGATGGTAAACACTACTTCGGCATTAACTGGGGCCGTGACGTTCAACTAGGTCAAGTTGAAGACCTACGTAACGTTGTTGAAGGTGACCCAAGCCCATGTGGTAAAGGCACTATCATGCTTAAGCGTGGTATCGAAGTTGGTCACATCTTCCAGCTTGGTACTAACTACTCTGAGAAAATGAACTGTGGTGTTCTAGGCGCTGACGGTAAAAACGTTATTCTAGAAATGGGTTGTTACGGTATCGGTGTTACTCGTGTGGTGGCTGCTGCGATTGAACAGAACCACGATAAATACGGTATCATCTGGCCAGACGCTATTGCACCGTTCCAAGTGGCTATCGTTCCAATGAACATGCACAAATCTGAGCGCGTTCAAGAAGCCGCAGAGAAGCTATATGCTGAACTGACAGCTGCTGGTATCGAAGTTCTATTCGATGACCGTAAAGAACGCCCAGGTGTTATGTTCTCTGATATGGAGCTACTTGGTGTTCCTCATACGATCGTTATCGGTGATCGTAGTATGGACGAAGGTAATTTCGAATATAAAAACCGTCGCACTGGTGACAAAACGCCAGTAGCAATGACTGATATCGTCGAGCACATCAAGTCGAAAATGGCTTAA
- a CDS encoding YaeP family protein, whose product MQVYGCCDLVRELYAQIGSGDQAYIPQAISCAVRALNDVAADTSLPKEVREKAAFAAANLLISDFEDK is encoded by the coding sequence ATGCAAGTTTACGGTTGTTGTGATTTAGTTCGTGAGTTATACGCTCAAATTGGTAGTGGCGATCAAGCCTATATTCCTCAAGCAATTAGTTGCGCGGTTCGTGCTTTGAACGATGTGGCAGCGGATACTTCTTTACCAAAAGAAGTAAGAGAAAAAGCCGCCTTTGCTGCGGCAAACTTACTGATTTCTGATTTCGAGGACAAATAA
- the truC gene encoding tRNA pseudouridine(65) synthase TruC has translation MSVMLEIIYQDEYLVAVNKPAGMLVHRSWLDKHETQFVMQTLRDQIGQHVFPLHRLDRPTSGVLVFALSSEIASNVMPMFANHEMVKTYHAIVRGWIEEGDVLDYPLKEELDKIADKFAKQDKEAQSAVTEYQPLAKVEVPFSTGKFPTTRYCLVEMKPKTGRKHQLRRHMAHLRHPIVGDTTHGDGKHNRLYREEYDCHRLLLHASELRFVHPYTKQELVLKASFDESWQKLFAEFEWNHPQP, from the coding sequence ATGTCAGTAATGTTGGAAATTATCTACCAAGACGAGTATTTGGTGGCGGTAAACAAACCTGCGGGAATGTTGGTGCATCGTTCATGGCTGGACAAGCATGAGACTCAGTTTGTGATGCAGACATTGAGAGACCAAATTGGTCAGCATGTTTTTCCATTGCATCGTTTAGACCGACCGACGTCTGGTGTGCTGGTTTTTGCGTTATCGAGCGAAATTGCTTCCAACGTTATGCCGATGTTTGCTAATCATGAAATGGTGAAAACGTATCATGCAATTGTCCGTGGTTGGATTGAAGAGGGCGATGTGCTGGATTATCCGCTCAAAGAAGAGCTGGATAAAATTGCCGATAAGTTTGCCAAGCAAGATAAAGAAGCACAGTCTGCGGTGACCGAGTACCAACCACTTGCCAAAGTGGAAGTGCCGTTTTCAACCGGAAAATTCCCAACTACTCGCTACTGTTTAGTTGAAATGAAGCCTAAGACAGGGCGTAAACATCAGTTGCGTCGTCATATGGCGCATCTTCGTCATCCAATTGTTGGTGATACCACGCATGGTGATGGTAAACATAACCGCTTGTATCGCGAAGAGTACGATTGTCATCGCTTATTGCTGCACGCCAGCGAACTGCGTTTTGTCCATCCGTACACTAAGCAAGAGTTGGTATTAAAGGCTTCATTTGATGAAAGCTGGCAAAAGTTGTTTGCTGAGTTTGAGTGGAACCATCCACAGCCTTAA
- a CDS encoding DUF3549 family protein codes for MDNIQTLTALLKNSGCQYQIFDLGRRIQPIDNDQFSHVEQGHQAYPYTVKRTAHLAIAYWNETKQPWIWFLKFALDERGLLLQADVGQFIKYVVEAMGTRLNKELTEEQQEKLANNPYTFKPSEDKMAVFHSQIRAELDMPCSQYYEHAQHYFSGGLGWNNWQTVGLQGITDICARLSQEQNGPMVRKALSHLPTQPLYALLGALEHTKLPAKLAERLEEFAQAEISSKDPDLFLLSALTRALSGSDEKLLSKIVDAILASPRLSHPEVLIAIAGRAWHVLNLNSRAEQFLLRLAQTGNQTLFNQLFADLVMLPELRMVLLPLLHGTPSEELAQALIKLQQDTKS; via the coding sequence ATGGACAATATTCAAACTCTGACAGCGCTGCTAAAAAACAGTGGCTGCCAATATCAAATTTTCGACCTTGGCCGACGTATTCAACCGATCGACAACGATCAGTTTTCGCACGTAGAACAAGGACATCAAGCTTACCCATATACTGTAAAGCGAACCGCTCACCTTGCTATTGCGTACTGGAATGAAACCAAACAGCCTTGGATTTGGTTTCTGAAATTTGCTTTAGACGAACGAGGATTGTTGCTACAAGCGGATGTGGGGCAATTCATTAAGTACGTGGTTGAAGCTATGGGTACTCGTCTGAATAAAGAGCTTACCGAAGAGCAGCAGGAAAAACTGGCAAACAATCCCTACACCTTTAAGCCTTCTGAAGACAAAATGGCGGTCTTCCACAGCCAAATTCGCGCTGAGCTAGATATGCCTTGCAGTCAGTATTACGAGCACGCACAGCACTATTTCTCGGGCGGTCTTGGCTGGAACAACTGGCAAACCGTAGGTCTGCAAGGTATTACCGATATCTGCGCACGCTTAAGCCAAGAACAAAACGGACCTATGGTGCGTAAGGCGCTTTCTCACTTACCCACGCAGCCTCTTTATGCGCTGCTTGGAGCACTTGAGCATACTAAACTGCCCGCTAAACTGGCCGAACGTCTTGAAGAATTTGCGCAGGCAGAGATATCAAGCAAGGACCCAGATCTGTTCTTACTGTCGGCATTAACTCGTGCGCTTTCCGGTTCAGATGAAAAACTGCTGAGCAAGATTGTCGATGCTATCTTAGCGAGCCCGCGTTTAAGCCATCCTGAAGTTCTGATTGCGATTGCAGGTCGTGCGTGGCACGTTTTGAACCTAAATTCGCGAGCAGAGCAGTTCTTACTAAGGCTGGCACAAACAGGCAACCAGACTCTGTTCAATCAGCTATTTGCCGACTTAGTCATGTTGCCAGAGCTAAGAATGGTGTTATTACCACTTCTGCATGGCACACCATCTGAAGAGCTCGCTCAAGCGCTGATTAAACTTCAACAAGATACAAAGTCTTAG
- a CDS encoding YaiI/YqxD family protein — MKIWVDADACPKVIRETIVRAAERTGIECTFVANHIIPVPKRVNIHSIQVPAGFDIADNEIVRRVEANDLVITSDIPLADEVITKGALALNSRGELYTKDTIKARLNIRDFMETMRSSGIQTGGPSALSQTDRREFANHLDRYLAKFKK, encoded by the coding sequence ATGAAGATATGGGTTGACGCAGACGCTTGCCCGAAAGTGATAAGAGAAACGATTGTACGTGCAGCAGAACGCACAGGGATAGAGTGTACCTTCGTAGCTAACCACATCATTCCAGTACCTAAGCGAGTCAATATTCACTCCATTCAGGTCCCTGCAGGTTTTGATATTGCTGATAATGAAATTGTAAGACGAGTAGAAGCGAACGACTTGGTTATCACTTCCGACATTCCCCTTGCCGACGAAGTTATTACCAAAGGGGCATTGGCGCTTAACTCACGCGGTGAGCTTTATACGAAAGACACCATTAAAGCACGCCTCAATATTCGCGACTTTATGGAAACAATGCGATCAAGTGGTATTCAAACCGGAGGCCCAAGTGCCCTGTCTCAGACTGATCGACGCGAGTTCGCTAACCACTTAGACAGATATCTGGCGAAGTTTAAAAAATAG
- a CDS encoding tellurite resistance TerB family protein, whose amino-acid sequence MDLKALLNQALNSNLVQSGKQQAQSLAQDKSQLATLGAGALGGGIIGLLMGSKKTKKLGKKALAIGGSAALGALAYKMYNDWQANQNEPTQPAAFDQSNPRHEILILKAMIASAKADGHVDEQEMAKINQVINEIGADNDVQTLFQQELKKPLDPNEIAALAQTPAQASEIYLASALVADEQNFMEKAYLQELAKQLGLSEELVNNIHQQINGE is encoded by the coding sequence ATGGATCTCAAAGCCCTACTCAATCAAGCACTCAACTCCAATTTGGTTCAATCCGGTAAGCAGCAAGCTCAGTCTTTAGCTCAGGATAAAAGCCAGCTTGCCACCCTTGGTGCAGGTGCACTCGGCGGAGGTATCATAGGCCTTTTAATGGGTTCAAAGAAAACCAAGAAGTTGGGCAAAAAAGCGCTCGCCATTGGTGGTTCTGCGGCTCTGGGGGCTCTCGCTTATAAGATGTATAACGACTGGCAAGCCAATCAAAATGAACCAACTCAGCCAGCGGCCTTTGACCAATCAAATCCTCGCCATGAAATACTCATTCTTAAAGCGATGATCGCTTCCGCCAAAGCAGATGGACACGTAGATGAGCAAGAAATGGCTAAGATAAACCAAGTGATTAATGAGATTGGTGCCGATAACGACGTTCAAACCCTGTTCCAACAAGAGTTGAAAAAGCCTTTAGACCCGAACGAAATCGCGGCGCTGGCGCAAACTCCGGCTCAAGCGTCGGAGATTTATCTTGCTTCAGCCTTGGTTGCCGACGAGCAAAACTTTATGGAAAAAGCGTATCTGCAAGAATTGGCGAAGCAACTCGGTTTAAGTGAAGAGTTAGTAAATAACATTCATCAACAGATAAACGGTGAATAA
- a CDS encoding YqcC family protein has protein sequence MTINTKLAQALEQLEAEMRQCEVWQSTPPSLEAMQSVEPFSIDTLDPHEWLQWVFIPTMQKLLDEGQAIPRGFELSPYFEEVWKHQDKFQAVLLVVNHIDRVCQ, from the coding sequence ATGACAATTAACACAAAACTGGCCCAAGCTTTGGAGCAGTTAGAAGCTGAAATGCGCCAATGTGAAGTATGGCAGTCAACGCCTCCGAGCTTGGAAGCGATGCAGAGTGTTGAGCCATTTTCCATCGATACGCTTGACCCGCATGAGTGGCTTCAATGGGTTTTTATCCCGACAATGCAGAAGTTACTTGATGAAGGACAAGCGATTCCAAGAGGGTTTGAGTTGTCGCCTTATTTTGAGGAAGTCTGGAAGCATCAAGATAAGTTTCAGGCTGTTTTGCTGGTGGTAAACCATATTGATAGGGTATGTCAGTAA
- a CDS encoding DUF4250 domain-containing protein, translating into MNLANFASMDTVMLMSIVNMKLRDDFNGDLDKLVAYFDIDRTALEAKLATAGFEFLPEAGQFR; encoded by the coding sequence ATGAATCTCGCCAATTTCGCCTCTATGGACACAGTCATGCTAATGAGCATTGTGAACATGAAGCTGCGTGACGACTTTAACGGTGATTTAGATAAGCTGGTTGCCTACTTCGATATTGACCGAACCGCACTTGAAGCAAAGCTGGCCACAGCCGGCTTTGAGTTTCTACCTGAGGCGGGTCAGTTTAGATAA
- the tsaA gene encoding tRNA (N6-threonylcarbamoyladenosine(37)-N6)-methyltransferase TrmO, with translation MHTITPIATIETPYKEKFAVPRQPRLVSSATARIKLLGELNCMEAVRELEQFSHLWLLFLFDQNLEAGWKPTVRPPRLGGNERVGVLASRSTFRPNGIGMSAVEFRGIEKEGDQIYIEVGSVDLVDGTPIIDIKPYIPYSDSVPEAKGGYADAEPPKVEVEFSPTALAILQSLPDSTVKQAVISEVLAQDPRPAYKKNKPDDKQYAVHLYNLNVKFTISGNLVTVTTIEHF, from the coding sequence ATGCACACCATCACGCCGATTGCTACCATCGAAACTCCATATAAAGAGAAGTTTGCCGTTCCCCGCCAGCCGCGTTTAGTGTCCAGCGCAACAGCACGCATCAAATTATTAGGCGAGCTGAACTGTATGGAAGCAGTACGTGAGTTAGAGCAGTTCAGTCATCTGTGGTTATTGTTCTTGTTTGATCAAAATCTTGAAGCAGGTTGGAAACCAACGGTTCGTCCACCGCGTCTTGGTGGCAATGAAAGAGTGGGTGTATTGGCTTCCCGTTCAACATTTCGTCCGAATGGAATTGGTATGTCTGCGGTGGAGTTTCGAGGCATAGAAAAAGAAGGCGACCAAATCTATATAGAAGTGGGCAGTGTTGATCTGGTTGATGGTACTCCCATCATCGATATCAAACCTTATATCCCCTATTCTGACTCCGTACCAGAAGCAAAAGGTGGATACGCTGATGCGGAGCCTCCAAAAGTTGAGGTTGAATTCAGCCCTACAGCTCTGGCTATTTTGCAGTCGCTACCCGATTCAACCGTCAAACAAGCGGTGATTAGCGAAGTTCTAGCACAAGATCCACGTCCTGCTTACAAGAAAAATAAGCCTGACGATAAGCAATACGCAGTACATTTGTACAATTTGAACGTAAAATTCACCATATCTGGTAACTTAGTGACAGTTACTACTATTGAACACTTTTGA
- a CDS encoding AbgT family transporter, translating into MSSSASINKPAPKKSLFTRFLDGVEYLGNLLPHPITLFAIFCLAILISSGIAGYFEVSVMDPRPEGAKGRAADGMIHVVSLLNAEGLQLIVTNLVKNFVGFAPLGTVLVAMLGVAIAEYSGLLSAAMRGLVMGASARMVTVTVVFAGIISNTASELGYVVLIPLAAMLFHSLGRHPLAGLAAAFAGVSGGYSANLLIGTVDPLLSGITETAAQMIDPTYTVGPEVNWYFMFVSTFFIAGMGAYVTEKIVEPKLGKYNPEEAAEDLSKDKMGTLTDIEKRGLKLAGIAVLAVSALLAWTIVPADGVLRSAEGTVAGSPFLKSIVAFIFVFFAIPGYVYGRVVGTMKTDRDVIDAMAKSMSSMGMYIVLVFFAAQFVAFFKWTNFGQVFAVAGADFLQNIGLTGPMLFFAFILMCGFINLMIGSASAQWAVTAPIFVPMLMLVGYAPETIQAAYRIGDSTTNIITPMMSYFGLILAVATRYMKNLGIGTLIATMLPYSICFIVGWSLLFYVWVFLLGLPVGPGAATYYTP; encoded by the coding sequence ATGAGTTCGTCTGCTTCAATAAACAAACCAGCACCTAAAAAGTCACTTTTTACCCGCTTCTTAGATGGTGTTGAGTATTTAGGGAATCTATTACCCCATCCGATTACTTTATTCGCTATTTTCTGTTTAGCGATTCTTATTTCATCAGGTATTGCAGGCTACTTTGAAGTCTCAGTTATGGACCCACGTCCAGAAGGCGCTAAAGGCCGTGCCGCTGATGGTATGATCCACGTTGTTAGCCTGCTTAATGCTGAAGGTTTACAACTGATCGTAACTAACCTAGTGAAAAACTTTGTTGGTTTCGCACCTTTAGGCACAGTGCTTGTTGCTATGCTTGGTGTGGCAATTGCTGAATATTCTGGTCTTTTATCTGCTGCAATGCGTGGCCTTGTTATGGGCGCATCTGCTCGCATGGTGACAGTTACAGTTGTATTTGCAGGTATCATTTCTAATACAGCATCTGAACTTGGCTACGTGGTATTGATTCCACTTGCAGCTATGTTGTTCCACTCTTTAGGTCGTCACCCTCTGGCGGGTCTGGCTGCCGCATTTGCAGGTGTATCTGGTGGTTACTCTGCAAACCTTCTGATTGGTACTGTTGATCCACTGCTTTCAGGTATTACTGAAACCGCAGCACAAATGATTGACCCAACTTACACGGTTGGCCCAGAAGTGAACTGGTACTTCATGTTTGTCTCTACCTTCTTTATCGCAGGTATGGGTGCTTACGTAACTGAGAAGATCGTTGAACCTAAACTGGGTAAATACAACCCAGAAGAGGCAGCAGAAGACCTTTCTAAAGACAAGATGGGTACTCTGACTGATATTGAAAAACGTGGTTTGAAGCTTGCTGGTATTGCAGTACTTGCAGTAAGTGCTCTTCTTGCTTGGACTATCGTTCCTGCTGACGGTGTTCTTCGCTCTGCTGAAGGTACTGTTGCTGGTTCACCATTCCTGAAAAGTATTGTTGCTTTCATCTTCGTATTCTTCGCAATCCCTGGCTACGTTTATGGCCGTGTTGTGGGTACGATGAAAACTGACCGTGATGTTATCGATGCGATGGCGAAATCTATGTCTTCTATGGGCATGTACATCGTATTGGTATTCTTTGCTGCTCAGTTTGTAGCATTCTTCAAGTGGACTAACTTCGGTCAGGTATTTGCTGTTGCAGGTGCAGACTTCCTGCAAAACATCGGCTTAACAGGTCCAATGTTGTTCTTCGCATTTATCCTGATGTGTGGCTTCATCAACCTGATGATCGGTTCAGCATCGGCGCAGTGGGCAGTAACGGCACCAATTTTCGTTCCAATGTTAATGCTAGTCGGTTATGCGCCTGAAACGATTCAAGCGGCTTACCGTATCGGTGACTCAACCACCAACATCATCACACCAATGATGAGTTACTTTGGTCTGATCCTTGCGGTTGCAACTCGCTACATGAAGAATCTAGGTATTGGTACGCTAATCGCAACCATGCTGCCTTACTCAATTTGCTTTATCGTAGGTTGGAGCTTGTTGTTCTACGTTTGGGTATTCTTGCTAGGTCTACCAGTAGGCCCAGGTGCTGCAACGTACTATACGCCATAA
- the dxs gene encoding 1-deoxy-D-xylulose-5-phosphate synthase, producing MTLDISKYPTLALANTPDELRSLPKNILPKLCDELRTYLLNSVSQSSGHLASGLGTVELTVAIHYVYNTPFDQLIWDVGHQAYPHKILTGRREKMPTIRQKDGLHPFPWREESEYDTLSVGHSSTSISAALGMAICAGKEGADRKIVSVIGDGAITAGMAFEAMNHAGDVHPDMLVILNDNEMSISENVGALNNHLAQVLSGSLYTSIREGGKKVLSGIPPIKELVRRTEEHLKGMVVPGTLFEELGFNYIGPVDGHDVIELVKTLKNMRELKGPQFLHIMTKKGKGYEPAEKDPIGYHGVPKFDPSHSSLPKSSSTKPTYSKIFGDFLCDMAAQDPKLMAITPAMREGSGMVRFSKEYPSQYFDVAIAEQHAVTLATGMAIAKYNPIVAIYSTFLQRGYDQLIHDIAIMNLPVMFAIDRAGLVGADGQTHQGAFDLSFMRCIPNMTIMAPADENECRQMLYTGHQHQGPSAVRYPRGNGMGVEIKQEFTALEIGKGRMMRQGEKVAILSFGSLLPYALEAAEELNATVADMRFVKPLDEALIKELSASHDIIVTLEENVIAGGAGAGVVEFMMKEKIIKPVLNLGLPDQFIAQGTQEEMHAELGLDGAGIKTAVESYLNK from the coding sequence ATGACTCTTGATATTTCAAAATATCCAACACTGGCTCTGGCGAATACGCCGGACGAATTACGCAGTCTGCCTAAAAACATTCTGCCAAAGCTTTGTGATGAACTCAGAACGTATCTGCTTAACTCTGTTAGTCAATCAAGCGGACACCTAGCTTCTGGCTTAGGTACTGTTGAACTGACAGTGGCGATTCACTACGTCTACAACACGCCATTTGATCAGTTGATTTGGGACGTGGGTCATCAGGCTTATCCGCATAAAATCCTGACGGGGCGTCGTGAGAAAATGCCTACGATTCGCCAGAAAGATGGCCTTCATCCTTTTCCGTGGCGCGAAGAGAGCGAATACGACACCTTGTCTGTCGGTCACTCCTCAACATCTATCAGTGCTGCTTTGGGCATGGCTATTTGTGCTGGCAAAGAAGGCGCTGATCGTAAGATCGTCAGCGTGATTGGTGACGGTGCGATTACCGCAGGTATGGCATTTGAAGCCATGAACCACGCTGGTGACGTTCACCCAGATATGCTGGTTATTCTCAACGACAACGAAATGTCGATTTCAGAGAACGTTGGCGCACTGAACAACCATCTTGCTCAGGTGCTGTCAGGCAGTTTGTACACTTCCATTCGTGAAGGCGGTAAGAAAGTTCTCTCTGGTATTCCACCAATCAAAGAATTGGTTCGTCGTACGGAAGAGCACCTGAAAGGCATGGTCGTTCCGGGAACGCTTTTCGAAGAGTTGGGCTTTAACTATATCGGCCCTGTTGACGGTCATGATGTGATTGAACTGGTCAAAACATTGAAAAACATGCGTGAGCTTAAAGGCCCGCAGTTCCTTCATATTATGACGAAGAAAGGCAAAGGTTATGAACCAGCGGAGAAAGATCCGATTGGTTACCACGGCGTGCCTAAGTTCGACCCAAGTCATAGCAGCTTGCCTAAGAGCTCAAGTACCAAACCGACCTACTCGAAGATCTTCGGTGATTTCCTGTGTGATATGGCTGCGCAAGATCCAAAACTGATGGCAATCACACCTGCGATGCGTGAAGGCTCTGGCATGGTTCGCTTCTCGAAAGAGTACCCATCTCAATACTTCGACGTGGCGATCGCTGAGCAACATGCCGTGACATTAGCAACAGGTATGGCAATCGCTAAATACAACCCGATTGTGGCGATTTACTCAACCTTCCTGCAACGCGGTTACGATCAGTTGATTCACGACATCGCTATTATGAATCTACCAGTGATGTTTGCTATCGACCGTGCAGGGCTTGTCGGTGCTGATGGTCAGACTCACCAAGGTGCATTCGATTTAAGCTTTATGCGTTGCATCCCGAACATGACCATCATGGCTCCGGCAGATGAAAACGAATGTCGTCAAATGCTGTATACCGGTCATCAACATCAAGGCCCGAGTGCGGTCCGCTACCCACGAGGCAACGGTATGGGTGTTGAAATCAAGCAAGAGTTTACTGCGCTTGAAATCGGTAAAGGTCGCATGATGCGTCAAGGTGAAAAAGTGGCGATTCTAAGCTTCGGTTCCCTACTTCCTTATGCACTGGAAGCGGCTGAAGAATTGAATGCAACCGTGGCTGACATGCGATTCGTCAAACCATTAGATGAAGCACTAATCAAAGAACTTTCAGCGAGCCACGATATCATTGTGACACTGGAAGAGAACGTGATTGCAGGTGGCGCAGGCGCAGGCGTTGTTGAGTTTATGATGAAAGAAAAAATCATCAAGCCGGTGCTGAATCTTGGTCTTCCTGACCAGTTCATTGCTCAAGGAACCCAGGAAGAGATGCATGCTGAACTTGGTTTAGACGGTGCTGGCATCAAAACTGCCGTAGAATCCTACCTGAATAAGTAA
- the ykgO gene encoding type B 50S ribosomal protein L36, which yields MKVLSSLKSAKNRHPGCQIVKRRGRLYVICKANPRFKAVQR from the coding sequence ATGAAAGTATTAAGTTCTCTGAAAAGTGCAAAAAATCGTCATCCAGGTTGCCAGATTGTAAAACGTCGTGGGCGTCTTTACGTTATCTGTAAAGCTAATCCAAGGTTTAAAGCAGTGCAGAGATGA
- a CDS encoding DUF3301 domain-containing protein yields the protein MIGDLLAILALCFVCFLFWQQRRQSEIAKSHVLRKCDQLELQLLSVSFGGHKWKTSDGRWFWHTVYLFEFSALGDDCYQGKLEMRGFIPMRFNLPPHRMV from the coding sequence ATGATTGGAGACTTATTGGCAATTTTGGCGCTGTGCTTTGTCTGTTTTCTCTTTTGGCAACAAAGGCGTCAGTCTGAAATCGCAAAGTCACATGTATTGAGAAAGTGCGATCAGCTTGAACTCCAATTGCTAAGCGTCTCATTCGGCGGCCACAAATGGAAAACCAGCGATGGTCGCTGGTTTTGGCATACGGTTTACTTGTTTGAATTTTCGGCTTTAGGCGACGACTGTTACCAAGGAAAGCTAGAAATGCGCGGTTTCATCCCAATGCGCTTTAACTTGCCACCGCATCGGATGGTCTAA
- a CDS encoding GNAT family N-acetyltransferase, producing MTIVTRRTLLIPYTESFELDFLMLNCCAKNRAYMNGPKTVSASRELFKRVLNDSSIHAMAVLDNYNREFMGHVFIERDDIKAELGFIFDKLYWKQGLASEALKAFFPKACERLGLMRVVASAEVENLSAIKILQALGFENKGENEEYFAPSYDFEWIRPSDAVAS from the coding sequence GTGACAATAGTGACACGACGAACACTGTTAATTCCCTATACAGAATCGTTCGAGTTGGACTTTTTGATGCTGAATTGCTGTGCTAAAAACAGGGCATATATGAACGGCCCTAAAACAGTTTCGGCATCAAGAGAGTTATTCAAGCGCGTACTCAATGACTCCTCCATTCATGCAATGGCGGTTTTGGATAACTATAATCGTGAGTTTATGGGACATGTGTTTATCGAGCGCGATGATATTAAAGCTGAGCTGGGCTTTATTTTCGATAAGCTGTACTGGAAGCAAGGTTTAGCGTCTGAAGCATTAAAAGCGTTTTTCCCCAAAGCCTGTGAGCGATTAGGACTGATGAGAGTCGTTGCGAGTGCGGAAGTTGAAAATCTCTCCGCGATTAAGATATTGCAAGCTTTAGGGTTTGAAAACAAAGGCGAAAATGAAGAATATTTCGCCCCGAGTTATGACTTCGAATGGATTAGACCATCCGATGCGGTGGCAAGTTAA